The genomic DNA AAATAAAGCATCTTTGAAATTTTAACTTCTTTTATAGCTCCATCATAAATTTCAATAACCATTTGTATAGTTCTGAAATTTAAGTATGATATTCCAATAAATCCAATTATTCCAAAAGAAGTAACTGGAGATATTTTATTTATTATTATTGGGAGCATTGATGCAAACAAGAATCCCCAATATATGTATTTATTTTTAGTTTTTCTTCTTACATATTCATATCCTTTAACTATTATTATTTCAAGAATAATAAATATTACCAAGTACTTTAGTTGGACATCAATTCCTACTATTAAGAATATCATAAACAAACTTGCCAACATACCATAATACTTTATATTCTTGCCCATTAGACCTAAAATTACTGATGGTATTGATGTTAATAATAATATATAAAGATAAAAATAATCTCCATATTGTGAAAAAATCATTAAATTTCCTCCATAAGTTTCTTTCTGTCTATTTTACCATTGATATTTGTTGGAAACTCAGAGATTATTGAAATATTTCTTGGAATCATATATGAAGGTATATACTTTCCAAGTTCCTTTTTTATTATCCTCCCATTTTTAATATTACTTAAATCATTCTTTTCATTTAACTCAACAATACCTTTTAAGTAAGCAATTTTTTCGTCCTTATATACTGGTAAAACTACTGCATTTTTTACATTATGTACTTTTCTCAAATTATTTTCTATATCTTCTATTTCAATTCTAAATCCATTTAATTTAATCTGAAAATCTTTTCTTCCACAATAATATATATTTCCATCTAAAAGATATCCCATATCTCCAGTTTTATAAGCTCTCCACTTTACACCATCTATTTCATCATAGAAAAATACTTCATCAGTCTTTTCTTTATTATTGAAGTAACCTTTAGAAACTGATGGTCCAATTATTATAATTTCACCCTTTTCATTTTCTTTAAGCTCATTTCCATCTTCATCAAGTATTTTTATTTTACAATTTGACATAGGGTATCCAACTGGAAGACTTTTTTCATCATCTATAGCCTTTTGAGTCATATCATTTACACTTACACCAACAGTAGCCTCGGTTGGTCCATATCCATTGATAATTCTTGTGTTTGGAAATCTACTCATAAGTTCTTTAGTAAGATTTTTTGAAAGTGCTTCTCCTATGAATATCATTGACTCAAGGTTAGGAAGCATTTTACTATTAAACTCTTTTTCAGTTATACATACTCCTGCAAAAGAAGGAGTTGACACCCATACAGCTATATCTGAGATACTAAATTGTCTAAATAGTTCTCTATAGTCTGCTAATACATCTTTTGATATTGAAAATAATGTAGCTCCATGGATAAGACCAGGGTATATTGTTGTAACTGAAAGGTCAAAAGAATATGCTGGTTGGTTCATTATTACTTTTTCACTTCCATCTATGTTTAGATATGGGCTTATCCAATCTGAAAAGCTATCTAAATTGTTTGAACTTATTTGAACCCCTTTTGGCTTTCCTGTACTTCCTGAAGTAAATAGTATATATGCATTTTCATCATCTTTTACCCAGTTTTCTTTATCTAATGATTTTCCCTGATATTCATTTATTATATAATTTAATTTATCCATATCAATTACATTGATATCTCCAAAATTTCTTTCATCACTAAAGTTAAATAATACCTTTGGTTTTATCTCTTTAGTGACTTCAAAAACTCTATCAATTGGAAAACTAATATCAAGAGGCACATACGCTCTGCCTGATTTTAAAGCTCCTATCATACATGCCATTATCATGTTTTCTTTATTTCCATAAATTACTATAGGAGTATCTTCTTCTTTGTATACATCCTTTAGAAATACTGATATAGCATCTGAATATTCATTTAAATCTTTATAAGAAAGTTTATCTCCATTACACATTAGTGCTGTTCTATCTGTATTTGAATATTTTTTTATTCCTTCAATAATTTTCATATAAGAATGCTCCTTTAAAATCCGTTATAAATAAATGGCAATTCTTTAAATGGAGTAAATGTTAGAACTCCTATCGCCAATATTATAACCATAGTTAAAC from Clostridioides difficile ATCC 9689 = DSM 1296 includes the following:
- a CDS encoding D-alanine--poly(phosphoribitol) ligase, whose amino-acid sequence is MKIIEGIKKYSNTDRTALMCNGDKLSYKDLNEYSDAISVFLKDVYKEEDTPIVIYGNKENMIMACMIGALKSGRAYVPLDISFPIDRVFEVTKEIKPKVLFNFSDERNFGDINVIDMDKLNYIINEYQGKSLDKENWVKDDENAYILFTSGSTGKPKGVQISSNNLDSFSDWISPYLNIDGSEKVIMNQPAYSFDLSVTTIYPGLIHGATLFSISKDVLADYRELFRQFSISDIAVWVSTPSFAGVCITEKEFNSKMLPNLESMIFIGEALSKNLTKELMSRFPNTRIINGYGPTEATVGVSVNDMTQKAIDDEKSLPVGYPMSNCKIKILDEDGNELKENEKGEIIIIGPSVSKGYFNNKEKTDEVFFYDEIDGVKWRAYKTGDMGYLLDGNIYYCGRKDFQIKLNGFRIEIEDIENNLRKVHNVKNAVVLPVYKDEKIAYLKGIVELNEKNDLSNIKNGRIIKKELGKYIPSYMIPRNISIISEFPTNINGKIDRKKLMEEI